One Devosia lacusdianchii genomic window carries:
- a CDS encoding ABC transporter permease, producing the protein MHRAGKLVLRRLVGSIPVLLIVLVGTFFLLELASGDAVDAYLVSTGGGDAALVETLRANWGLDQSPITRLGLYLWNVLHLDFGYSVLLNRPILTVVLERLPNTLLLMGSAVALSFGIGSLLGIAAGSRPGSARDRLLSIGSLALYAVPSFWLGLVLVVVFSVQLRWLPLSGIETLASGKAGLDRALDIIRHLVLPVGALALIYLALYLRLMRAGMVEVWRQDFVLAARAKGLSRRRIVWRHVARNALLPLVTMLGLQSATMLGGSVVIESVFSIPGLGRLAQEAVSGRDTPLLMGIIVISAVLVILTNLIVDVVYAFLDPRVGASEASA; encoded by the coding sequence TTGCACCGTGCCGGCAAACTCGTCCTCCGCCGCCTGGTCGGCAGCATCCCGGTGCTGCTGATTGTGCTCGTCGGTACCTTCTTCCTGCTTGAACTCGCCTCCGGCGATGCTGTCGACGCCTACCTCGTCTCGACCGGCGGTGGCGATGCCGCCCTCGTCGAAACCCTCCGCGCCAATTGGGGCCTCGACCAATCCCCAATCACCCGCCTCGGCCTCTATCTCTGGAACGTCCTCCACCTCGATTTCGGCTACTCAGTCCTGCTCAATCGCCCCATCCTGACCGTGGTGCTCGAGCGCCTCCCCAACACGCTCCTGCTCATGGGCAGCGCGGTCGCCCTGTCCTTCGGCATCGGCTCGCTCCTCGGCATAGCCGCCGGCTCCCGACCCGGCAGCGCCCGCGATCGGCTGCTGTCCATCGGTTCGCTCGCCCTCTACGCCGTTCCGAGTTTCTGGCTCGGTCTCGTGCTAGTGGTGGTGTTCTCCGTCCAACTCCGCTGGCTGCCGCTCTCAGGCATCGAAACCCTCGCCTCCGGCAAGGCCGGCCTCGACCGCGCCCTCGATATCATCAGGCACCTCGTCCTCCCGGTTGGTGCGCTGGCCCTGATCTATCTCGCGCTTTATCTCCGCCTGATGCGCGCGGGCATGGTCGAGGTCTGGCGCCAGGACTTCGTCCTCGCCGCCCGCGCCAAGGGCCTCTCCCGCCGCCGCATCGTCTGGCGCCACGTCGCCCGCAACGCCCTATTGCCGCTTGTCACCATGCTCGGCCTGCAATCGGCCACCATGCTCGGCGGCAGCGTCGTCATCGAGAGCGTCTTCTCCATCCCCGGCCTCGGCCGCCTGGCCCAGGAAGCCGTCTCTGGCCGTGATACCCCATTACTCATGGGCATCATCGTCATCAGCGCCGTGCTGGTGATCCTCACCAACCTCATCGTGGACGTCGTCTACGCCTTCCTCGACCCACGCGTCGGCGCCAGCGAGGCCAGCGCATGA
- a CDS encoding ABC transporter permease produces MMARFAKSPEGLFGAAVLAVLIVIALGAPLFFPRDPLSIVGPALTAPFTDWALPLGTDRLGRNVLAGLVHGARASLLVGFAATIAAIIIGASVGTIAGFAGGLVDEILMRIVDAFQTVPGFLLALAFVSVIGASLPVVVLAIALGAWTGPARLARAEVLSLRERDYVAAARVIGMHPAEIAFREILPNALAPVLALSAVIVAGAILTEAALSFLGLGDPNIVTWGSMIAEGRAVLRSSPFLSIIPGLALVITVLGVYLFGEGLAEALSRRRVRL; encoded by the coding sequence ATGATGGCCCGCTTCGCCAAATCCCCCGAAGGCCTGTTCGGCGCCGCCGTGCTCGCCGTGCTCATCGTCATCGCTCTCGGCGCGCCGCTATTCTTCCCGCGCGATCCGCTGTCCATCGTCGGCCCCGCACTCACCGCTCCCTTCACCGATTGGGCGCTTCCCCTCGGCACCGATCGCCTCGGCCGCAACGTCCTCGCCGGCCTCGTCCACGGCGCTCGTGCATCCCTGCTGGTCGGCTTCGCCGCTACCATCGCGGCCATCATCATCGGTGCCAGCGTCGGCACCATTGCCGGTTTCGCCGGTGGCCTCGTCGACGAAATCCTCATGCGCATCGTCGACGCGTTCCAGACAGTGCCCGGCTTTCTCCTTGCCTTGGCCTTCGTCAGCGTCATCGGCGCGTCTCTGCCCGTCGTCGTCCTCGCCATCGCCCTCGGCGCCTGGACCGGCCCCGCGCGCCTCGCCCGCGCCGAAGTCCTCTCCCTGCGCGAACGCGACTATGTCGCCGCCGCCCGCGTCATCGGCATGCATCCCGCCGAGATCGCCTTCCGCGAAATCCTGCCCAACGCCCTGGCGCCCGTCCTCGCCCTCAGCGCCGTCATCGTCGCCGGCGCCATCCTAACCGAGGCGGCGCTGTCCTTCCTCGGCCTCGGCGATCCAAACATCGTCACCTGGGGCTCGATGATCGCAGAGGGCAGGGCGGTCCTGCGCTCCTCGCCCTTCTTGTCGATCATCCCTGGTCTCGCGCTGGTGATCACCGTCCTCGGCGTCTACCTCTTCGGCGAGGGCCTCGCCGAAGCCCTCAGCCGCCGCCGGGTGCGGCTATGA
- a CDS encoding ABC transporter ATP-binding protein, which translates to MTVLADITDLSVHFGATAALDGVTLTINAGERLAIIGESGSGKSTLALALAGLLPASARQSGSINWPQGKPTLGRDIGMVFQDPSSSLDPVLTIGEQVAEGAVAHLGSDWKAAHLRARDLLARVKLPDPDSLLRAHPHQLSGGQRQRVAIAAAIAANPKFLIADEATSALDTIVQAEIVALLTSLVDEAGMTLLFITHDIALASGLADRIAVFRQARLVERGPTADIILRPREPYTAALLGAHLDLSTPPLIGTGA; encoded by the coding sequence ATGACCGTCCTTGCTGATATCACCGACCTCAGCGTCCATTTCGGCGCAACCGCCGCCCTGGACGGCGTGACGCTGACCATCAACGCCGGCGAACGCCTCGCCATCATCGGCGAAAGCGGCTCCGGCAAAAGCACCCTCGCTCTCGCTCTCGCGGGTCTTCTCCCCGCATCCGCCCGGCAATCCGGCAGCATCAACTGGCCGCAGGGCAAACCCACACTTGGCCGCGATATCGGCATGGTCTTCCAGGATCCATCCTCCAGCCTCGATCCAGTCCTGACCATTGGCGAACAGGTCGCCGAAGGCGCCGTCGCTCATCTCGGTTCCGATTGGAAAGCCGCCCACCTCCGCGCCCGCGACCTGCTGGCCCGCGTAAAACTGCCCGATCCCGATAGCCTGCTCCGCGCCCATCCGCACCAGCTCTCCGGCGGCCAGCGCCAGCGCGTCGCCATCGCCGCTGCCATCGCGGCCAACCCCAAATTCCTGATCGCCGACGAGGCCACCAGCGCCCTCGACACCATCGTGCAAGCCGAAATCGTCGCGCTGCTGACCAGCCTCGTGGACGAAGCGGGCATGACCCTGCTCTTCATCACCCATGACATCGCCTTGGCCTCCGGCCTCGCCGACCGCATCGCCGTGTTTCGCCAGGCCAGGCTCGTCGAACGCGGCCCAACCGCCGACATTATCCTGCGCCCGCGCGAGCCCTACACCGCCGCGCTCCTCGGAGCCCATCTCGACCTGAGCACGCCCCCCTTGATCGGGACTGGCGCATGA
- a CDS encoding ATP-binding cassette domain-containing protein, which produces MTDLLTAKNLSKSFRRSGARLAAVTDASFSIASGETLGIVGPSGSGKTTLARLIMRLVEADGGTLQFEGIDLLALRGAALRATRKRLQMVFQDPLAALNPRASVADVIADPLRVHRLATRADRPAAIARLLDRVGLPTNLATRAVHEISGGQRQRVAIARALATQPRLIVLDEAVSALDVSVRAHILRLLVDLQAETGVSYIFVSHDIAVVRAIAHRVAIMERGRIVETGPTAQVIAAPQSETGRALLAAVPRLLQPQD; this is translated from the coding sequence ATGACCGACCTTCTCACCGCCAAGAACCTCAGCAAATCCTTCCGCCGCTCCGGCGCACGTCTCGCCGCCGTGACCGACGCCAGCTTCTCCATCGCGTCAGGCGAAACTCTCGGCATCGTCGGCCCCTCTGGCAGCGGCAAGACCACGCTCGCGCGCCTGATCATGCGGCTGGTCGAAGCCGATGGCGGCACCCTGCAATTCGAGGGCATCGATCTTCTCGCCCTCCGCGGCGCTGCCCTCCGCGCCACGCGCAAGCGCCTCCAGATGGTGTTTCAGGACCCGCTCGCCGCGCTGAACCCGCGCGCCAGCGTCGCCGACGTCATCGCCGATCCCCTGCGCGTCCATCGCCTTGCCACCCGCGCCGATCGCCCCGCCGCCATCGCCCGCCTGCTCGACCGCGTCGGCCTGCCAACAAACCTCGCCACCCGCGCCGTCCACGAAATCTCCGGCGGCCAGCGCCAGCGTGTCGCTATCGCCCGCGCCCTCGCCACCCAGCCGCGCCTGATCGTGCTCGACGAGGCCGTCTCCGCGCTCGACGTCTCCGTCCGCGCCCATATCCTCAGGCTATTGGTCGATCTCCAGGCCGAAACCGGCGTCAGCTACATCTTCGTCTCGCACGATATCGCGGTGGTCCGCGCCATCGCGCATCGCGTCGCCATCATGGAGCGCGGCCGCATCGTCGAAACCGGCCCGACCGCCCAGGTAATCGCCGCGCCACAATCGGAGACGGGCAGGGCGCTCCTCGCCGCCGTGCCGCGCCTCCTCCAGCCACAGGACTGA
- a CDS encoding pyridoxal-phosphate-dependent aminotransferase family protein, whose protein sequence is MPTAPNALLDLPPFPATGYADVADRLAALLGTKNDVLLVQGEAIVALEAVAASLGQPGLHAINIVTSPYGLMFSSWLRRAGTTVIDVIAEPGLPIAVDAVKAALDGNPQAGLLALVHAESASGILNPLEDIVALARGRGLLTVVDAVASAGGHALDVDALGLDVVVTGPQKSLGGSPGLSTIALSPAAWVLADHPATPAGSILSLLDHRRLWLATGRGVLPGMPSALEFWALAAALDRVEAETLPALIARHVRAADATRLGLAALGLAPWVAPEHASNLVTAALLPDHLTASQVLAAAGDAPGLSAGVGSIAERLVRLNHTGPNAAFEQVLANVVALGGALSALGAEADLGAAARAVAAAYGRE, encoded by the coding sequence ATGCCGACCGCCCCAAACGCGCTGCTCGATCTGCCGCCATTTCCGGCCACTGGCTACGCCGACGTCGCCGACCGTCTCGCCGCGCTGCTTGGCACCAAAAACGACGTGCTCCTCGTCCAGGGCGAGGCCATCGTCGCCCTCGAAGCGGTAGCGGCCAGCCTGGGCCAACCCGGCCTCCACGCCATCAACATCGTCACCAGCCCCTACGGTCTCATGTTCTCCAGCTGGCTTCGCCGCGCCGGAACCACGGTGATTGACGTGATCGCCGAACCAGGCCTGCCCATTGCCGTCGACGCCGTCAAAGCCGCCCTCGACGGCAATCCGCAGGCCGGTTTGCTCGCTCTCGTCCACGCCGAATCCGCCAGCGGCATCCTCAATCCCCTCGAAGATATCGTCGCGCTTGCCCGTGGGCGCGGTCTGCTCACCGTGGTTGACGCCGTCGCCTCGGCCGGCGGCCACGCCCTCGATGTCGATGCTCTCGGCCTCGACGTGGTCGTCACCGGCCCACAAAAATCGCTCGGCGGCTCCCCGGGCCTGTCGACCATAGCGCTCAGCCCAGCCGCCTGGGTTCTAGCCGATCACCCGGCAACGCCCGCCGGCTCCATTCTGTCGCTGCTCGATCACCGCCGCCTCTGGCTCGCTACCGGTAGGGGCGTCTTGCCGGGCATGCCCTCCGCCCTGGAATTCTGGGCCCTTGCCGCCGCCCTCGACCGCGTCGAAGCCGAGACCCTGCCGGCGCTCATCGCTCGCCATGTCCGGGCCGCCGATGCCACACGTCTCGGGTTGGCCGCGCTGGGTCTCGCCCCTTGGGTTGCGCCCGAACACGCTTCCAACCTGGTCACCGCGGCCTTGTTGCCGGACCACCTCACGGCCTCACAGGTCCTTGCCGCCGCAGGGGACGCACCCGGTCTTTCAGCAGGCGTGGGGAGCATCGCCGAACGTCTGGTGCGCCTCAACCACACGGGTCCAAACGCAGCGTTTGAGCAGGTCCTCGCCAATGTCGTCGCCCTTGGCGGCGCGCTGTCGGCATTAGGCGCAGAAGCCGACCTCGGCGCGGCAGCCCGCGCCGTTGCCGCCGCCTACGGCAGGGAATGA
- a CDS encoding HAD family hydrolase, whose protein sequence is MPSSLRAADVESTAQLSDADLALAKRHAPIIQFCDNEPFLPSRVGVSVLTEAGQSPSAPLAITFDAGVTKVIEYAIWWDWDIQHLYELEHIWVKLGASDEVVAVSASAHGSLFDMRNADSSLPLIDGRPTLLSTPGKHAFTVSVLEQTKTAQHTAAACQELAGRAGILINDMFRDQLQGIGPEDHRAVKRYLQARSFLPTFTFGRHFDLAQVEFCSWDDLASWIPGRVKAVLAEVRAEQPLLKAVFLDSGDTLVDEATEKFDAEGYVIEAGLIPGALEMIRSLAADGYRLALVADGRVRSFATILGGHGISPHFHAQVISEAEGCEKPDQRMFQKAMTALGLGSDDAEAIVMVGNHLERDIGGANRLGIISIWQSWSKKRSHVPADSHEVPRYTIRSPGELPGLLADIERQMARAKSNPRTI, encoded by the coding sequence ATGCCGTCATCCCTTCGCGCCGCCGATGTCGAAAGCACAGCTCAGCTTAGCGACGCCGATCTGGCTCTGGCCAAGCGGCATGCGCCCATCATCCAATTTTGCGACAACGAACCGTTCCTGCCCTCACGGGTCGGGGTTTCAGTGCTGACCGAGGCCGGGCAGTCCCCCTCGGCGCCGCTCGCGATCACCTTCGACGCCGGCGTCACCAAGGTCATCGAATATGCGATCTGGTGGGACTGGGATATTCAGCACCTCTACGAGCTAGAGCATATCTGGGTAAAGCTGGGTGCCAGCGACGAGGTTGTCGCCGTCAGTGCAAGTGCCCATGGCTCGCTGTTTGACATGCGCAATGCTGATAGCTCGCTGCCGCTGATCGACGGGCGCCCGACGCTGCTCTCCACCCCCGGAAAGCACGCCTTCACTGTATCCGTACTGGAGCAGACCAAAACTGCACAGCACACGGCGGCCGCATGCCAGGAATTGGCAGGCCGCGCCGGAATTTTGATCAACGACATGTTCCGCGACCAGCTTCAGGGCATCGGGCCGGAGGATCACCGGGCGGTGAAGCGTTATCTGCAGGCGCGCTCGTTCCTGCCCACATTCACTTTCGGGCGGCACTTCGATCTGGCGCAGGTGGAATTCTGCAGCTGGGACGATCTCGCGAGCTGGATTCCCGGACGGGTAAAGGCGGTGCTGGCCGAGGTTCGCGCCGAACAGCCGCTGCTCAAGGCGGTATTCCTCGATAGCGGCGACACGCTGGTGGACGAGGCGACGGAAAAGTTCGACGCCGAGGGCTACGTCATTGAAGCCGGGCTCATACCGGGTGCTTTGGAGATGATCCGGTCGCTGGCGGCGGATGGCTACCGGCTGGCGCTCGTGGCCGACGGGCGGGTGCGCAGCTTTGCCACCATTCTTGGCGGCCACGGCATCAGCCCGCATTTCCACGCGCAGGTGATTTCGGAGGCCGAGGGTTGCGAAAAGCCGGATCAGCGCATGTTCCAGAAGGCGATGACCGCGCTGGGCCTCGGCAGTGACGACGCGGAAGCTATCGTGATGGTGGGCAACCACCTGGAACGCGATATCGGCGGCGCCAATAGGCTGGGCATTATCAGCATTTGGCAAAGCTGGTCGAAAAAGCGCAGCCACGTTCCCGCCGACAGCCATGAAGTGCCGCGCTATACGATCCGCTCGCCGGGTGAATTGCCTGGCCTATTGGCTGATATCGAGCGGCAGATGGCGCGGGCGAAGTCTAATCCGCGGACGATCTAG
- a CDS encoding LacI family DNA-binding transcriptional regulator, producing the protein MVTIKDVARAANVSIATVSRVVNGYAHVRPAVRDAVSKAIAELGYRPNGLASSFRTQQSNIVGVLLRQQRTPFSSALAYAIETTMFDQGYRVLLCSTNGDADREQAYIETMLDMRVQGIIIRPSSATVRTTKQVTTLRERGISVAFVDMRPKIASISSVVCDNFSGGYQGMRHLIELGHRKIGIIAGSIAQRGGGQDVGSERVRGIRQAATDLADDVELLFSHPFENASFDVGREAGHAMITGNPGMTAVFGTTDMLAIGVMHAAHALNLDLPRDLSILGYDGVLESTVTFPTLSTIAQPIHEMGQLAATTLIDQMTGVSKSPRQVVLENTLVQRGSTIPLP; encoded by the coding sequence GTGGTAACAATCAAGGACGTGGCGCGGGCCGCCAATGTGTCGATCGCGACGGTGTCGCGCGTGGTGAACGGGTATGCCCATGTGCGCCCCGCCGTACGCGACGCGGTGAGCAAGGCCATCGCGGAATTGGGCTATCGACCCAACGGCCTGGCAAGCTCGTTCCGCACGCAGCAATCCAATATCGTGGGCGTGCTGCTACGCCAGCAGCGCACGCCATTCAGCAGCGCCCTGGCCTATGCCATCGAAACAACCATGTTTGACCAGGGCTATCGCGTATTGCTCTGCTCGACCAACGGCGACGCCGATCGCGAACAAGCCTATATCGAAACCATGCTCGACATGCGCGTTCAGGGCATCATCATTCGCCCCTCCTCCGCCACGGTCCGCACAACCAAGCAAGTCACCACCCTGCGCGAACGGGGCATTTCCGTCGCCTTTGTCGACATGAGGCCCAAGATCGCCTCGATCAGCTCGGTGGTTTGCGACAACTTTTCGGGCGGTTATCAGGGCATGCGCCACCTGATCGAGCTCGGCCATCGCAAGATCGGCATCATCGCCGGCAGCATTGCCCAGCGCGGCGGCGGCCAGGATGTCGGCAGCGAGCGCGTTCGTGGCATTCGCCAAGCGGCTACGGATCTGGCCGATGATGTGGAGCTCCTATTCTCGCACCCCTTTGAGAACGCCAGCTTCGATGTGGGTCGCGAGGCGGGCCACGCGATGATCACCGGAAACCCGGGCATGACGGCGGTTTTCGGCACCACCGACATGCTCGCCATCGGTGTGATGCACGCCGCGCACGCGCTAAATCTCGACCTGCCCCGAGATCTGTCGATCCTGGGCTATGACGGCGTACTCGAATCGACCGTGACCTTCCCGACGCTGTCGACCATCGCCCAGCCCATCCATGAAATGGGCCAGCTCGCCGCCACAACACTGATCGATCAGATGACCGGCGTCAGCAAGTCGCCGCGCCAGGTGGTGCTGGAAAACACGCTGGTCCAGCGTGGCTCCACCATTCCCCTACCCTGA